A genomic window from Sulfurimonas paralvinellae includes:
- a CDS encoding aldolase: MKFNIPADVPANKVSIYKKNLKEATNGKNRLMLFAGDQKVEHLNNDFYGKDIPLEDNSPEHMFQIASQAKIGVFATQFGLISRYGRDYNNIPYLVKLNSKTNLVPYDEIDPYSKAWLSVGDVVKFAKESGLDIKGVGYTLYLGGAYEHEMLTQAASIVHEAHKNGLLCVLWIYPKGRFVKDEHDGHLIAGAAGVGAALGADFVKLKVPFNKKGKFSSKLLREATMAAGRTGVLCEGGAKIDEKEFLEELYEQIHKGGSRGNGTGRNIHQRPLKEAIKMANAIYAITAEDATVKEALKLLA, encoded by the coding sequence ATGAAGTTCAATATTCCGGCGGATGTTCCCGCAAACAAAGTTTCTATATATAAAAAAAATTTGAAAGAGGCAACAAACGGGAAAAACCGCTTGATGCTTTTTGCAGGTGACCAAAAGGTCGAGCATCTTAACAATGATTTTTACGGCAAAGATATCCCACTTGAAGATAACTCTCCTGAACATATGTTTCAGATTGCTTCACAGGCTAAGATTGGAGTTTTTGCAACGCAGTTTGGGCTTATCAGCAGATATGGGCGAGATTACAACAACATTCCGTATCTTGTCAAACTCAATTCAAAAACGAACCTCGTACCTTATGACGAAATAGACCCTTATTCAAAGGCTTGGCTGAGTGTGGGTGATGTGGTTAAGTTTGCAAAAGAGAGCGGTCTTGACATCAAAGGTGTGGGTTACACGCTCTATCTTGGCGGTGCGTATGAACATGAGATGCTCACGCAGGCAGCAAGCATTGTGCATGAAGCCCATAAGAACGGTCTTCTATGTGTACTTTGGATCTATCCAAAAGGAAGATTTGTAAAAGATGAACATGATGGGCATCTCATTGCGGGTGCTGCAGGTGTAGGTGCTGCACTTGGTGCAGACTTTGTAAAACTCAAAGTACCTTTTAACAAAAAAGGTAAATTCAGCTCAAAACTATTGCGTGAGGCAACGATGGCAGCAGGCAGAACAGGGGTACTCTGTGAAGGCGGCGCAAAAATAGATGAAAAAGAGTTTCTAGAAGAGTTGTATGAGCAGATACATAAAGGCGGCAGCCGTGGCAACGGAACGGGCAGAAATATCCATCAAAGACCGCTTAAAGAAGCAATAAAAATGGCAAATGCCATCTACGCGATAACTGCTGAAGATGCAACAGTAAAAGA
- a CDS encoding HdeD family acid-resistance protein produces MWKWHKNLNLEMNINKNLVDNFKKHAKISGSIFVLFGAIGIFFPTFMSVTTVMLVAYLMMFAGISAGVMTYRSNKEDWHGWLKSFILVLSSFFILYYPIQGAAALGLVFAIYFFSDAFAGFSLALSLRPQKIWLVWLFNAITSLALGVLFVIGWPMSSLFLIGILVGISLLFDGVALLLGGAFVQDIDDEDKDGDK; encoded by the coding sequence ATGTGGAAATGGCATAAAAATTTAAATCTTGAGATGAATATCAATAAAAACCTTGTAGACAATTTCAAAAAACATGCAAAGATAAGTGGGAGTATATTTGTCCTTTTTGGTGCTATCGGGATTTTCTTTCCTACTTTTATGAGTGTTACTACAGTTATGCTGGTTGCTTATCTGATGATGTTTGCCGGAATTTCTGCAGGTGTGATGACTTACAGGAGTAATAAAGAAGATTGGCATGGATGGCTCAAGAGCTTTATACTTGTTCTCTCCTCATTTTTCATTCTTTACTATCCTATTCAAGGTGCAGCAGCATTGGGGCTTGTCTTTGCTATCTACTTCTTTTCAGATGCGTTTGCAGGTTTTTCACTTGCTCTTTCACTCAGACCACAAAAGATATGGCTTGTATGGCTCTTTAACGCTATAACTTCTTTGGCTCTTGGTGTACTGTTTGTTATCGGCTGGCCGATGAGTTCACTTTTTCTTATTGGAATTTTAGTCGGTATCAGTCTGCTCTTTGATGGTGTTGCATTACTGCTTGGCGGTGCCTTTGTGCAAGATATAGATGATGAAGATAAAGATGGAGATAAATAA
- the ppsA gene encoding phosphoenolpyruvate synthase, translated as MSQNIKWFNEIGIEDVAEVGGKNASLGEMYQNLTSEGVRVPNGFAVTSSAYRYVLESNSAWGKLHAQLDSLDVNDVDALQRAGENCRDIVYSCRLPDDLQADILAAYEKLKEEYGESLSLAVRSSATAEDSPEASFAGQNDTYLNIANADELLDAYKRCLASNFTDRSIHYKYDNGFDYLKVYLSVVVMKMVRSDIGASGVMFSLDTETGFKDVVFINAALGLGENVVQGTINPDAFYVHKPTYSKGFRTVLKRSLGSKEKKMIFTDTINLDNIAVEYTKNIPTTPEEQSHFCITDDDVMVLAGYAIKVENHYSQKAGFHKPMDMEWAKDGIDGELYMVQARPETVQSQKKGTILETYHLKEKGKLLVTGQAIGTKIGQGKAHYIASVKELDTFKAGEVLVADTTNPDWEPIMKIAAAIITNKGGRTCHAAILSRELGIPAVVGCDNATEVLKDADAVTVSCAEGEEGHIYEGILDFEIIKTDLSHLPKTKTEIMMNLGNPDIAFSLASLPVDGIGLARMEFIINEYIKAHPMALKHPEQVDDETRAKLQELTQAYENMEDFFVKTLSEGVATIASAVYPKPCVVRMSDFKSNEYATLLGGSTFELKEDNPMIGFRGASRYAHPRYEEGFALECAAMKRVRDEMGFDNVILMIPFCRRIDEGQRVLDTMAKYGLKQGENGLKIYVMCEIPNNVIQIDNFSKLFDGFSIGSNDLTQLTLGVDRDSEVVAFDYDERDEGVKEMIRLAVEGCKRNNRHSGICGQAPSDYPEMAEYLVRLGIESMSLNPDTVLKTIENIGKLETELGR; from the coding sequence ATGTCACAAAATATTAAATGGTTTAATGAAATAGGCATAGAAGATGTTGCCGAAGTCGGCGGTAAAAATGCTTCGCTTGGAGAGATGTATCAAAACCTGACAAGTGAAGGTGTCCGCGTTCCCAACGGCTTTGCCGTAACATCGAGTGCCTACAGATATGTACTTGAAAGTAATAGTGCATGGGGAAAACTGCATGCACAGCTTGATAGTTTGGATGTAAATGATGTCGATGCTCTGCAGCGTGCAGGAGAGAACTGCCGCGATATAGTTTACAGCTGCAGACTGCCCGATGATCTACAAGCCGATATCTTAGCCGCATATGAAAAACTCAAAGAAGAATATGGCGAGAGTCTCTCACTTGCCGTACGTTCCTCTGCAACTGCTGAAGATTCTCCCGAAGCCTCTTTTGCCGGACAGAATGACACTTACCTAAATATCGCAAATGCAGATGAACTCCTCGATGCTTACAAACGCTGTCTTGCCTCAAACTTTACAGACCGCTCCATTCACTATAAATATGATAACGGTTTTGATTATCTGAAGGTCTATCTCTCTGTTGTTGTGATGAAAATGGTTCGCAGTGACATTGGTGCAAGTGGAGTTATGTTTTCTCTCGACACGGAAACAGGTTTTAAAGATGTTGTCTTTATAAATGCAGCGCTTGGGCTTGGTGAGAATGTCGTTCAGGGAACGATAAATCCGGATGCGTTTTATGTGCATAAGCCGACATATAGCAAAGGTTTCCGCACTGTTTTAAAACGCTCACTTGGCTCAAAAGAGAAAAAGATGATATTTACCGATACCATCAACCTTGACAACATTGCCGTTGAATATACGAAAAATATCCCGACAACACCAGAAGAACAATCCCACTTTTGTATAACAGACGATGATGTTATGGTGCTTGCCGGTTATGCCATCAAAGTTGAAAACCACTATTCTCAAAAAGCCGGTTTCCATAAACCGATGGATATGGAGTGGGCAAAAGACGGTATAGACGGAGAGCTTTATATGGTGCAGGCTCGTCCTGAGACAGTGCAGAGTCAGAAAAAAGGCACGATCCTAGAGACCTATCATCTCAAAGAAAAAGGCAAACTGCTTGTTACCGGACAGGCTATTGGTACGAAGATAGGGCAGGGGAAAGCACACTACATTGCAAGTGTCAAAGAGCTTGACACCTTTAAAGCAGGAGAAGTGCTTGTCGCTGATACAACTAACCCTGACTGGGAACCTATTATGAAGATAGCTGCTGCCATCATCACTAACAAAGGCGGACGAACGTGCCATGCGGCGATACTTTCACGTGAGCTAGGCATTCCAGCTGTCGTTGGCTGTGACAATGCGACCGAAGTGCTCAAAGATGCAGATGCCGTTACCGTGAGTTGTGCAGAAGGGGAAGAGGGGCATATCTATGAAGGGATTTTGGATTTTGAGATCATCAAAACAGATCTCTCTCATCTGCCTAAAACAAAAACAGAGATCATGATGAACCTTGGTAATCCCGACATCGCTTTCTCCCTTGCATCTTTACCGGTTGACGGTATCGGTCTGGCTAGAATGGAGTTTATCATCAATGAATACATCAAAGCACACCCAATGGCACTCAAACATCCTGAACAAGTCGATGATGAAACACGCGCGAAACTGCAAGAGCTTACCCAAGCTTATGAAAATATGGAAGATTTTTTCGTAAAAACGCTCTCCGAAGGTGTTGCAACCATCGCTTCTGCCGTCTATCCAAAACCATGTGTCGTTCGTATGAGTGACTTTAAGTCAAACGAGTATGCGACACTGCTTGGCGGCAGTACTTTTGAGCTTAAAGAAGATAATCCTATGATAGGTTTCCGCGGTGCTTCAAGATATGCGCATCCACGTTATGAAGAGGGGTTTGCACTTGAGTGTGCAGCTATGAAGCGTGTACGGGATGAAATGGGATTTGACAATGTCATACTGATGATACCATTTTGCCGCCGTATAGATGAAGGACAGCGTGTTCTTGATACTATGGCAAAATATGGACTCAAACAGGGTGAAAACGGACTGAAGATCTATGTGATGTGTGAAATTCCAAACAATGTCATTCAGATAGACAACTTCAGTAAACTTTTTGACGGCTTTAGCATCGGAAGTAATGACCTCACGCAGCTTACTTTAGGTGTTGACCGTGACAGTGAAGTGGTCGCGTTTGATTACGATGAGAGAGATGAGGGCGTCAAAGAGATGATCCGTCTCGCAGTTGAAGGGTGTAAACGCAACAATCGTCACAGCGGCATCTGTGGTCAGGCACCATCAGATTATCCGGAAATGGCAGAGTATCTTGTGCGTCTTGGAATCGAGTCTATGAGTCTCAATCCGGACACTGTGTTAAAAACGATAGAAAATATCGGTAAACTCGAAACCGAGTTAGGGAGATAG
- a CDS encoding arsenate reductase ArsC — MKKNVLILCTGNSCRSIMAEAMINAKLGDCVHAQSSGVKASGKVNPHAKALLESKGEWKDEYHSKVIETVLDTPFDLVVTVCDAAKETCPMFPKAVKTIHVGFEDPSGKAEEEYEKTYDRMEKELLPIIKKELC; from the coding sequence ATGAAAAAAAATGTGCTGATACTTTGTACAGGAAATAGTTGCCGCTCTATTATGGCTGAAGCGATGATCAATGCAAAACTAGGTGATTGTGTTCATGCACAAAGCTCAGGTGTGAAAGCAAGCGGAAAAGTGAACCCTCATGCAAAGGCTCTACTTGAGTCAAAAGGAGAATGGAAAGACGAGTATCACTCGAAAGTAATCGAAACCGTACTTGATACTCCTTTTGACCTTGTTGTAACCGTATGTGATGCAGCAAAAGAGACCTGTCCTATGTTTCCAAAAGCTGTTAAAACCATTCATGTCGGTTTTGAAGATCCAAGCGGCAAGGCTGAAGAAGAGTATGAAAAAACATATGACCGAATGGAGAAAGAACTGCTGCCAATCATCAAAAAAGAGCTTTGTTGA
- a CDS encoding ArsR/SmtB family transcription factor encodes MEDFLRTVAALNDETRVLLLRFLDENGECCVCDLQNSLDMIQSRLSRHLKILKDAGFLRVERKGTWAYYSLRSPIDRFRSEAIEEIRHLDVKLPKLNKTSENEGCKI; translated from the coding sequence ATGGAAGATTTTTTAAGAACAGTCGCTGCATTAAATGATGAAACACGGGTGCTTTTACTGCGTTTTTTAGATGAGAATGGAGAGTGTTGTGTCTGTGATCTGCAAAATTCACTCGATATGATACAATCCCGTCTTTCTCGCCATTTAAAGATACTCAAAGATGCAGGATTTTTGCGTGTTGAGAGAAAAGGAACGTGGGCATATTATTCATTACGCAGTCCCATAGACAGATTTAGAAGTGAAGCTATAGAAGAGATACGTCATCTTGATGTAAAACTTCCAAAATTAAATAAAACATCAGAAAATGAAGGATGCAAAATATGA
- a CDS encoding cation diffusion facilitator family transporter, with translation MSEHHHHDVSGKNLFITIVLNIIITLSQIVGGIMSGSLALLSDAMHNFSDVLALFIAYFANRLAARPNNESKTFGYKRAEILAALFNASVLIGIAIFLVIEAFHKFYHPEPINSVWVIGLGTLSIVLNAASVLLVKDDAHDNMNIKAAYLHLLTDVMTSVAVVGGGVLMYYFGLFWIDPVVSALIALYLIWASFGLVRESSAILMQFTPEGIDIEEIAKTIEEESEIKNVHHIHVWKLDDNHIHLEAHLDFNEDVPLSVSNAVIERLEKKLHDSFDIEHTTFQCEYERDDNKNIIA, from the coding sequence ATGAGTGAACATCACCATCACGATGTAAGTGGTAAAAATCTTTTTATCACTATCGTTTTGAACATCATCATTACACTTTCACAGATTGTGGGAGGAATAATGTCAGGATCACTGGCTCTTTTGAGCGATGCAATGCATAATTTCAGTGATGTATTGGCACTTTTTATCGCTTACTTTGCCAACCGTTTGGCAGCCCGTCCAAATAATGAGTCAAAGACATTTGGTTATAAACGTGCCGAGATATTGGCGGCACTTTTCAATGCTTCGGTGCTTATTGGAATTGCTATCTTTCTTGTCATAGAAGCTTTTCACAAGTTTTATCATCCAGAGCCGATTAATTCTGTCTGGGTTATCGGGCTTGGAACCTTAAGTATTGTACTTAATGCTGCCAGTGTACTACTTGTCAAAGATGACGCTCATGACAATATGAACATAAAAGCGGCCTATCTGCATCTTTTAACAGATGTTATGACAAGTGTGGCTGTTGTCGGCGGTGGTGTTTTGATGTACTACTTCGGACTTTTTTGGATCGATCCTGTGGTTTCTGCCTTAATAGCACTCTATCTTATCTGGGCATCTTTTGGTCTTGTTCGTGAGAGCAGTGCGATACTGATGCAGTTCACTCCGGAAGGGATCGATATAGAAGAGATCGCCAAAACTATTGAAGAAGAGTCTGAGATTAAGAATGTACATCATATTCACGTATGGAAACTTGATGATAATCATATCCATTTAGAAGCACATTTGGATTTTAACGAAGATGTGCCGCTATCCGTGTCAAATGCCGTTATTGAGAGACTCGAGAAAAAGCTGCATGACAGTTTTGACATTGAACACACGACTTTTCAGTGTGAATATGAGAGAGATGATAATAAAAATATCATCGCATAA
- a CDS encoding thioredoxin family protein, whose translation MKKILLVTLFMVFNLFGQEPMLRETPFAEVLQQIGKHKRTFIEVGSDTCRSCQVMGRKLYVIKQKHPEYPIYFVNVHKEREAAYRLRVQMIPTQIVVDSQGNEIYRHVGILEAQEIKKFFN comes from the coding sequence ATGAAAAAAATATTGTTAGTAACACTTTTTATGGTGTTCAATCTTTTTGGACAGGAACCAATGTTGCGCGAGACTCCTTTTGCAGAAGTTTTGCAGCAGATAGGTAAGCATAAGAGAACATTTATTGAAGTTGGCTCGGATACCTGTCGCAGCTGTCAGGTAATGGGTAGAAAACTTTATGTGATAAAACAGAAACATCCCGAGTATCCTATCTATTTTGTCAATGTTCATAAAGAGCGGGAAGCGGCTTACAGACTGCGTGTTCAGATGATTCCGACACAGATTGTCGTAGATAGCCAAGGCAATGAAATCTATAGACATGTCGGTATCTTGGAAGCTCAAGAAATAAAAAAATTTTTTAATTAA
- a CDS encoding cytochrome c biogenesis CcdA family protein, producing the protein MQETLLALLNAHSYLAFLGAFGAGSITAVAPCSLVAVPLLVASAVAVNKDLSGHKKVLYTYAFTALFALGVALSFSVLGFIVAKFGGFFSVAPMWAYVIAGVVSILIALYALGYLGELDKSSIIEHFIEYRLFGGLMIGLIFGLVSTPCASAPLFAIITTAGSSGYLYAYGLILSFSLGHSLLLLLAGVSVGFTQSIVSNKRVTKFSNYINKSFALLLLLFGVYFFYEAYLQI; encoded by the coding sequence GTGCAGGAAACGCTGTTAGCACTTCTTAATGCTCACTCATATTTAGCCTTTTTAGGAGCATTTGGAGCAGGGAGTATTACCGCTGTAGCACCGTGTTCACTTGTTGCTGTCCCTCTGCTTGTTGCAAGTGCAGTGGCTGTGAACAAAGATTTGAGCGGGCATAAAAAAGTGCTTTATACTTATGCTTTTACAGCTCTTTTTGCACTTGGCGTGGCACTTAGTTTTTCTGTGCTTGGTTTCATTGTTGCAAAATTCGGCGGCTTTTTTTCTGTTGCGCCGATGTGGGCGTATGTCATTGCAGGTGTTGTCAGTATCTTGATCGCTCTGTATGCGCTTGGATATTTGGGTGAGTTGGATAAATCTTCTATCATCGAGCACTTTATCGAGTATAGACTCTTTGGCGGCTTGATGATCGGTCTGATTTTTGGACTTGTGAGTACGCCTTGTGCATCGGCACCGCTTTTTGCCATCATAACGACGGCAGGCAGCAGTGGATATTTGTATGCGTATGGTTTGATACTAAGTTTTTCTCTTGGGCATTCGCTTTTACTACTTTTAGCAGGTGTTTCAGTCGGATTTACGCAAAGTATTGTGTCAAACAAAAGAGTGACAAAATTTTCAAATTATATAAATAAGAGTTTTGCACTTCTTTTACTGCTTTTTGGAGTCTATTTCTTCTATGAAGCATATTTACAAATTTAA
- a CDS encoding thioredoxin family protein, which yields MKIEILGTGCAKCKTLEEVVKQAVAKVGGFHQVEKVEDIMKIMEYNVVSTPGLVIDGVVKSTGKVPTVDEVVKMIEEAQK from the coding sequence ATGAAAATAGAAATTTTAGGAACAGGTTGTGCAAAATGCAAAACACTTGAAGAAGTTGTGAAACAGGCGGTTGCAAAAGTCGGTGGTTTTCATCAGGTGGAAAAAGTGGAAGATATCATGAAAATTATGGAGTACAATGTAGTGAGCACTCCCGGACTTGTGATTGACGGTGTTGTTAAATCAACAGGTAAAGTACCAACAGTCGATGAAGTGGTCAAGATGATAGAAGAAGCACAAAAATAA
- a CDS encoding permease has product MWQSLVNYFTVDMLGLSGRLNDTINFFIYDTVKILFLLIVIIFVVSYLRTHFNTEYVRAHLQGKSELYGNILAAFFGIITPFCSCSAIPLFLGFIQARIPLGVTFSFLISSPMNNEVAIALLFTLFGWKITAIYIGFGLLVAIIGGFVIGKMNLEKYILLDVKPMEGELEDVGEVKMSQKQRAKEAWHYTYDIFKQIWLYVLVGVGIGALIHGYVPADFIAKYAGGDNWYGVPLAVILGIPMYSNAAGVMPLVEVLTEKGMLLGTALSFMMAITALSLPEAMILKKILHVRLIGIFFGIVGFGIICIGYLFNFILQ; this is encoded by the coding sequence ATGTGGCAGTCATTAGTTAACTATTTTACGGTTGATATGTTAGGATTGAGCGGCAGGCTCAATGACACTATCAACTTTTTTATCTATGACACGGTAAAGATTCTTTTTTTGCTTATTGTCATTATTTTTGTCGTCTCATACCTGCGAACACACTTCAATACCGAATATGTAAGAGCTCACCTACAGGGAAAATCGGAACTATACGGAAATATTCTCGCAGCATTTTTCGGTATCATCACACCATTTTGTTCATGCAGTGCCATTCCATTGTTTTTGGGCTTTATTCAGGCAAGAATTCCATTAGGTGTGACCTTTTCATTTCTTATAAGTTCACCTATGAACAATGAGGTAGCTATTGCCTTGCTTTTTACGCTCTTTGGATGGAAGATTACGGCAATTTACATTGGTTTTGGACTGCTTGTCGCGATAATTGGAGGTTTTGTTATAGGTAAGATGAACTTAGAAAAGTACATCTTACTCGATGTAAAACCGATGGAAGGAGAGCTTGAAGATGTAGGCGAAGTGAAGATGTCGCAAAAACAGCGTGCAAAAGAGGCTTGGCACTATACCTATGACATCTTTAAACAGATCTGGCTTTATGTTCTTGTCGGTGTTGGCATTGGTGCATTGATTCACGGATATGTACCTGCGGATTTTATAGCCAAATATGCCGGCGGCGATAACTGGTACGGCGTACCTCTAGCTGTTATTCTTGGTATTCCAATGTACTCCAATGCAGCGGGTGTTATGCCGCTTGTTGAAGTGTTGACAGAAAAAGGCATGCTTCTTGGAACGGCACTTAGCTTTATGATGGCAATTACTGCACTCAGCCTTCCAGAAGCAATGATTCTTAAAAAAATTCTGCATGTCAGACTCATAGGCATATTCTTTGGAATTGTCGGATTTGGGATAATCTGTATAGGTTATCTCTTTAACTTTATATTACAATAG
- a CDS encoding DUF4282 domain-containing protein, protein MWEFLTFNNFITQDILIFFYYIGAVLMPAFMYFFRSFLMEHFALVKAGYEKLYDFYNSFSVTEKKVFWFVMITMFVCMELCWRMMFEAMIGYFDMHDYLHIISKEMQNAR, encoded by the coding sequence ATGTGGGAATTTTTAACTTTTAACAATTTTATTACGCAAGATATTTTGATTTTCTTTTATTATATCGGAGCTGTGCTTATGCCTGCTTTTATGTACTTTTTCAGATCTTTTTTGATGGAACATTTTGCATTAGTTAAAGCGGGATATGAAAAATTGTATGATTTTTACAATTCATTCTCTGTGACTGAGAAAAAAGTTTTTTGGTTTGTTATGATAACGATGTTTGTATGTATGGAGTTATGCTGGAGAATGATGTTTGAAGCTATGATAGGCTACTTTGACATGCATGATTACCTTCATATCATATCTAAGGAGATGCAAAATGCAAGATAA
- a CDS encoding protoglobin domain-containing protein: protein MKNKIRLIQEIYDLDPKDLPKRKEAIEKIAKYVDEIMDKFYEELLTQPEFSVFIPVNKIDLLKKKQIAFIISLLSEPFDETLYEKIAKVGIVHYHIRLDPVHMSYGYHLLSKLILAQAARDVSLMSDLKLVIKYLKVAETIMVEEYFEQKNIENSPYRANNLSLAMNEFNAAYMHCSKNIDALIEGKSDEININAKEKFERHLQKIDPYRDILKAVGLDIATVKRYCTLIENAQEGEKRQKEALTLKNYIKRSLNDLQITSFLSLNSSLNVIRSITDVIYNRTIRDNQKTDEKIVKQNITKLLQENFAWAIEKMLISDDKPETSSYDIVKHIMLPGDEEKIIYVGVSVKEISNRIYVLESVDLLCEIIKMTIFLYNK from the coding sequence ATGAAAAATAAAATTAGATTAATACAAGAGATATATGATTTAGATCCAAAAGATTTGCCAAAGCGGAAAGAGGCTATTGAAAAAATAGCAAAATATGTCGATGAAATCATGGACAAATTTTATGAAGAGTTGTTGACACAACCTGAATTTTCAGTTTTTATACCTGTAAATAAAATTGATCTCTTAAAGAAAAAACAGATTGCATTCATCATCTCTTTACTGAGTGAGCCTTTTGATGAAACTTTGTATGAAAAAATTGCCAAAGTAGGAATAGTTCACTACCACATCAGGCTGGACCCTGTTCATATGTCGTACGGATACCATCTGCTTTCAAAACTGATTCTTGCACAAGCAGCAAGAGATGTATCACTTATGAGTGATTTGAAGCTTGTGATAAAATATTTAAAAGTTGCAGAGACAATCATGGTGGAAGAGTATTTTGAACAAAAGAATATTGAAAATTCCCCTTACCGTGCAAATAATCTCTCTTTGGCTATGAATGAATTTAATGCCGCTTATATGCACTGCTCTAAAAATATAGATGCTCTTATAGAAGGTAAAAGTGACGAGATCAATATAAATGCAAAAGAGAAATTTGAAAGACATTTGCAAAAGATCGATCCATACCGAGATATACTTAAAGCGGTAGGATTAGATATAGCGACTGTAAAAAGATACTGCACTTTGATCGAAAATGCACAAGAAGGCGAAAAACGCCAGAAAGAGGCATTGACTTTGAAAAACTATATCAAAAGGTCTTTGAACGATCTGCAGATCACTTCATTTTTAAGTTTAAACAGTTCACTGAATGTTATTCGTTCTATAACGGATGTTATTTATAACAGAACAATACGGGACAACCAAAAAACTGATGAAAAAATTGTCAAACAAAATATTACAAAACTTTTACAGGAAAATTTTGCCTGGGCAATAGAAAAGATGCTTATCTCTGATGACAAACCTGAAACTTCTTCTTATGATATAGTGAAACACATCATGCTGCCAGGAGATGAAGAAAAAATAATTTATGTAGGTGTTTCAGTCAAAGAAATATCAAATCGTATTTATGTTCTTGAATCAGTTGATTTATTGTGTGAAATCATTAAAATGACTATTTTTTTATATAATAAATAG
- a CDS encoding Crp/Fnr family transcriptional regulator, with translation MEKEIFNDLDTGEKQEFLQMFTNREINKDDLIRSEGEKYKSGFYLLSGKIAVIKNSSSEDIEVIEATKDDDIFFSFSSLIDSGMSLTTIKAKTSCTIAEISDKEFFEFCQKNPQIGVKIMQRSMNMLMRFLRNSDKKLTEMYKTLEEVL, from the coding sequence ATGGAGAAAGAAATTTTCAATGATTTAGATACGGGTGAGAAACAGGAGTTTTTACAAATGTTTACAAACCGTGAGATAAACAAAGATGATTTGATCCGCAGTGAAGGAGAAAAATATAAAAGCGGGTTTTATCTGCTTTCAGGGAAAATAGCTGTTATTAAAAACTCTTCAAGTGAGGATATCGAGGTTATAGAAGCTACAAAAGATGATGATATATTTTTTTCTTTTTCTTCTCTTATAGACAGTGGTATGAGCTTAACAACAATTAAAGCAAAAACTTCCTGTACAATAGCGGAAATAAGTGACAAGGAATTTTTTGAATTTTGCCAAAAAAATCCACAAATCGGTGTGAAAATAATGCAAAGAAGTATGAATATGCTTATGAGATTTTTACGAAACAGTGACAAGAAATTAACAGAGATGTATAAAACATTAGAAGAGGTGCTTTAA